In Elephas maximus indicus isolate mEleMax1 chromosome 7, mEleMax1 primary haplotype, whole genome shotgun sequence, the following proteins share a genomic window:
- the LOC126080188 gene encoding olfactory receptor 5D14-like, with the protein MICGNNSLFPLKESVTMAERNLSVETTFALLGFTDYPEIQIPLFLVFLITYIVTVVGNLGMIVIIKINPKFHTPMYFFLSHLSFVDFCYSSIITPKLLENLVMADKSIFYFSCMLQFFLSCTAVVTESFLLAVMAYDRFVAICNPLLYTVVMSQRLCALLVAGSYLWGIFDPLVLFCYALLLDFSGHDVINHFFCEYTALIAVSSSDIHIPQCLLFGFATFSEVSTLLIILTSYVFIFVSVLKIRSASGRHKAFSTCASHLTAITMFHGTILSLYCVPNSKHSRQTVKVGSVFYTVVNPMLNPLIYSLRNKDVKVAFWKLMDTKVLFH; encoded by the exons ATGATCTGCGG GAACAACTCTCTCTTCCCATTGAAAGAAAGTGTGACAATGGCTGAAAGAAACCTCAGTGTGGAGACAACATTTGCCCTCTTGGGATTCACAGATTACCCAGAGATTCAGATCCCTCTCTTCCTTGTGTTTCTGATCACATACATTGTCACCGTGGTAGGGAATCTTGGGATGATAGTGATCATCAAGATTAATCCCAAatttcacacccccatgtactttttccttagTCACCTTTCTTTTGTTGACTTTTGTTACTCCTCTATCATTACTCCAAAGCTGCTTGAAAACTTGGTCATGGCAGACAAAAGCATCTTCTACTTTAGCTGCATGCTCCAGTTCTTCCTGTCCTGCACTGCAGTGGTGACTGAGTCCTTCTTGCTagcagtgatggcctatgaccgctttgTGGCCATCTGCAATCCTCTGCTCTATACAGTGGTCATGTCACAAAGACTCTGTGCCCTGCTGGTGGCTGGCTCATATCTGTGGGGGATCTTTGACCCCTTAGTACTCTTTTGCTATGCTCTCCTTCTAGACTTCTCTGGACACGATGTAATCAACCACTTTTTCTGTGAGTATACTGCTCTCATAGCTGTCTCTAGCTCTGATATACACATTCCCCAATGTCTGCTTTTTGGGTTTGCCACCTTCAGTGAGGTGAGTACACTACTAATCATTCTCActtcatatgtttttatttttgtgagtgTACTAAAAATCCGATCTGCCAGTGGACGTcacaaagccttctccacctgtgcctcccacctgaCTGCCATCACCATGTTTCACGGGACCATCCTTTCCCTTTACTGTGTGCCTAACTCCAAACACTCTCGGCAAACAGTCAAAGTGGGCTCTGTATTCTACACAGTGGTTAaccccatgctgaaccccctcatctatagcctgaggaacaaagatgtgaaGGTTGCCTTCTGGAAATTAATGGACACAAAAGTCCTATTTCACTGA